The following are encoded in a window of Panicum virgatum strain AP13 chromosome 5N, P.virgatum_v5, whole genome shotgun sequence genomic DNA:
- the LOC120674435 gene encoding chitinase CLP-like: MMSPLKPAALLLAVSLCCLSALLPWRAAASYGGKPLVTAITKDAATKLYTAPLKDTRPLVLDLSGPLIWSTCPPKHPSFECHHHVCAHAHSYHPPDCPRTGHGVTDEDDPFRCKCTAHPYNPFARKAGSGDLTRVTVTANDTDGENPLHPVSFPAVAACAPQSLLAKLPAGAVGVAGLARSRVALPTQVSRAQKVANKFALCLPSGGQGVAIFGGGPLFLLPPGRPDVTTTLAGTTPLRRNPALPGYFISATGVAVNQEQVQPAGPLVVGLSSRVPYTELRADVYGPFVKAFDKATAERKRVTPAAAPFELCYDSRELGSTRLGYAVPQVDLMLEGGANWTVFGGNSMVQVDDNTACFGFVRMAGVEKGAPAVLIGGFQMENNLLVFDEEKQQLGFSSLLFGRQTTCSNFNFTLAA; encoded by the coding sequence ATGATGTCGCCGCTCaagccggcggcgctgctgctcgcCGTCTCGCTCTGCTGCCTCTCGGCGCTGCTgccgtggcgcgcggcggcgagctacgGCGGCAAGCCCCTGGTGACCGCCATCACCAAGGACGCGGCCACCAAGCTGTACACGGCCCCGCTCAAGGACACCCGCCCGCTCGTCCTCGACCTCTCCGGCCCGCTCATCTGGTCCACCTGCCCGCCCAAGCACCCGAGCTTCGAGTGCCACCACCACGTGTGCGCGCACGCGCACAGCTACCACCCGCCGGACTGCCCGCGCACCGGCCACggcgtcaccgacgaggacgaccCGTTCCGCTGCAAGTGCACGGCGCACCCCTACAACCCCTTCGCGCGCAAGGCCGGCTCGGGCGACCTCACGCGCGTCACCGTCACCGCCAACGACACCGACGGCGAGAACCCGCTCCACCcggtctccttccccgccgtcgccgcctgcgcGCCGCAGTCGCTGCTCGCCAAGCTCCCGGCCGGGGCGGTCGGCGTCGCGGGGCTCGCGCGCTCCAGGGTGGCGCTGCCCACGCAGGTGTCGCGCGCGCAGAAGGTCGCCAACAAGTTCGCGCTCTGCCtcccgagcggcggccaggGCGTGGCCATCTTCGGCGGCGGGccgctcttcctcctcccgccaggGCGCCCGGACGTGACGACGACGCTGGCCGGGACCACCCCGCTGCGCAGGAACCCGGCGCTCCCCGGCTACTTCATCTCGGCCACGGGCGTCGCCGTTAACCAGGAACAGGTGCAGCCGGCGGGGCCGCTCGTCGTCGGGCTGAGCTCGCGGGTCCCGTACACGGAGCTCCGGGCCGACGTGTACGGTCCGTTCGTGAAGGCGTTCGACAAGGCCACGGCGGAGAGGAAGCGcgtgacgccggcggcggcgccgttcgAGCTGTGCTACGACTCGCGGGAGCTGGGGTCGACGCGGCTCGGCTACGCCGTGCCGCAGGTGGACCTGATGCTGGAGGGCGGCGCCAACTGGACGGTGTTCGGCGGCAACTCCATGGTGCAGGTCGACGACAACACGGCCTGCTTCGGCTTCGTCAGGATGGCCGGGGTGGAGaagggggcgccggcggtgtTGATCGGAGGGTTCCAGATGGAGAACAACCTGCTGGTGTTCGACGAGGAGAAGCAGCAGCTCGGCTTCAGTAGCCTGCTCTTCGGTAGGCAGACGACGTGCAGCAACTTCAACTTCACGCTCGCCGCTTAG
- the LOC120676429 gene encoding chitinase CLP-like, with amino-acid sequence MEKEMPRRHKTLLLLAVSVLALAWPASCADPVLFPVAKDAATSLYTIPVRDGANHVIDLAGPLLWSPCASDHLPAKFSCGDSVCKLANAYRPPGCREASQPCKQQCKAYPYNPVSGQCAGASLIHTRLVANTTDGKNPLRQVSVRAVAACAPRKLLARLPRGAAGVAGLAASGLALPAQVAASQRVASKFMLCLPRRDEGVAIFGRGPLFLLPESAIGDFTDTTLLSKRGSSGYYLPVKAVAVGKARVPLLRDALATGGVVLGTTAPYTALRPDVYRPLADAFDKALTREWNNTRRVAAVAPFELCYDSKTLPGPTRIGWLVPDIDLVLQGGKTNWTFSGLSSMVDVNNFAASCFGFVEMKPEKGGYGGAPAVVIGGFQMENHVLQFDLERRRLGFARVPFYTSCSNFNFTRAG; translated from the coding sequence ATGGAGAAGGAGATGCCCCGGCGGCACAAGACCCTGCTCCTCTTGGCCGTCTCGGTGCTCGCGCTGGCGTGGCCAGCCTCGTGCGCCGACCCCGTGCTCTTCCCGGTGGCCAAGgacgccgccacctccctctACACCATCCCCGTCAGGGACGGCGCCAACCACGTCATCGACCTCGCCGGCCCGCTCCTCTGGTCCCCGTGCGCCAGCGACCACTTGCCGGCAAAGTTCTCGTGCGGGGACTCTGTCTGCAAGCTCGCCAACGCCTACCGCCCCCCCGGCTGCCGTGAGGCCAGCCAGCCGTGCAAGCAGCAGTGCAAGGCGTACCCGTACAACCCGGTCTCGGGGCAGTGCGCCGGCGCGAGCCTGATCCACACGAGGCTCGTTGCCAACACCACCGACGGCAAGAACCCGCTCCGGCAGGTCTCCGTCCGGGCCGTGGCGGCGTGCGCGCCGCGGAAGCTCCTGGCGCGGCTGCCCAGGGGCGCCGCGGGCGTCGCGGGGCTCGCGGCGTCCGGCCTGGCGCTGCCGGCGCAGGTCGCGGCGTCGCAGCGCGTCGCAAGCAAGTTCATGCTCTGCCTCCCGAGGCGCGACGAGGGCGTGGCCATCTTCGGCAGGGGCccgctcttcctcctcccggagTCGGCCATCGGGGACTTCACGGACACCACGCTGCTCAGCAAGAGAGGCAGCTCCGGCTACTACCTTCCCGTGaaggccgtcgccgtcggcaaAGCGCGGGTGCCCCTCCTCAGGGACGCGCTCGCCACCGGCGGCGTCGTGCTCGGCACCACGGCGCCGTACACCGCGCTCCGGCCCGACGTGTACCGCCCGTTGGCGGACGCGTTCGACAAGGCCCTGACGCGGGAGTGGAACAACACCAGGagagtggcggcggtggcgcccttCGAGCTGTGCTACGATTCGAAGACGCTCCCTGGCCCGACCCGGATCGGCTGGCTTGTCCCGGACATCGACCTCGTGCTCCAGGGTGGAAAGACCAACTGGACCTTTAGCGGCCTCAGCTCGATGGTGGACGTCAACAACTTCGCGGCGTCGTGCTTCGGGTTCGTCGAGATGAAGCCGGAGAAGGGCGGGTACGgcggggcgccggcggtggtgatCGGAGGGTTCCAGATGGAGAACCACGTCCTGCAGTTCGACCTGGAGAGGCGGCGCCTTGGGTTTGCCAGGGTGCCCTTTTATACGTCGTGCAGTAACTTTAATTTCACACGGGCCGGCTAG
- the LOC120676603 gene encoding chitinase CLP-like, which translates to MEMPRPALLILLAASLLVLAWPASCADPVLIPVAKDPATSLYTVPIRDGDNHVIDLACPLLWSTCASDHLPAAFSCNATECRDANAYRAPSCRIAGQPCKKRCRAYPYNPITGQCAAANLVHTRFIANTTDGKNPLQQVSVRAVAACAPRNILASLPKDVAGVAGLSASGLALPAQVAASHRVASKFLLCLPRRGEGVAIFGGGPLFLLPESAMGDLTATLAFTPLRRRKDNPLYYIPVQGIAVNQAQVPLPANALAAAGVVLCTRVAYTALRPDVYRPVVDSFDRALARNDAKVPAVAPFELCYRSSMLGNSHLGYAVPDIALVLEGGKSWTFVGSSSMVDVNSQTACLALVEMKGVKAGDPSAAAVVVGGFQMENHLLQFDLEKQQLGFAKVPFFSACSNFNLTKTQYY; encoded by the coding sequence ATGGAGATGCCACGGCCCGCGCTCCTCATCCTCTTGGCCGCCTCGCTGCTCGTGCTAGCGTGGCCGGCTTCGTGCGCCGACCCCGTGCTCATCCCTGTCGCCAAGGACCCGGCCACCTCCCTCTACACCGTCCCCATCAGGGACGGCGACAACCACGTCATCGACCTCGCCTGCCCGCTGCTCTGGTCCACCTGCGCCAGCGACCACCTTCCGGCGGCCTTCTCCTGCAATGCCACAGAGTGCAGGGACGCCAACGCCTACCGCGCCCCGAGCTGCCGCATCGCCGGCCAGCCCTGCAAGAAGCGGTGCAGGGCGTACCCGTACAACCCCATCACGGGGCAGTGCGCCGCCGCAAACCTGGTCCACACCAGGTTCATCGCCAACACCACCGACGGCAAGAACCCGCTGCAGCAGGTCTCCGTCCGGGCCGtggcggcgtgcgcgcccaGGAACATCCTGGCGTCGCTGCCCAAGGACGTCGCGGGCGTCGCGGGGCTCTCGGCGTCCGGCCTGGCGCTGCCGGCGCAGGTCGCGGCCTCGCACCGCGTCGCCAGCAAGTTCCTGCTCTGCCTCCCgaggcgcggcgagggcgtcgCCATCTTCGGCGGTGGCCCGCTGTTCCTCCTCCCGGAGTCGGCCATGGGCGACCTCACGGCGACGCTGGCGTTCACCCCGCTCCGCCGCAGGAAAGACAACCCCTTGTACTACATCCCGGTGCAGGGCATCGCCGTGAACCAGGCGCAGGTGCCGCTCCCCGCGAAcgcgcttgccgccgccggcgtcgtgcTCTGCACCCGGGTGGCGTACACCGCGCTCCGGCCGGACGTGTACCGCCCGGTCGTGGACTCGTTCGACAGGGCCCTGGCGCGGAACGACGCCAAGGTCCCGGCGGTGGCGCCCTTCGAGCTCTGCTACCGGTCGAGCATGTTGGGGAACTCGCACCTCGGCTACGCCGTGCCGGACATCGCCCTGGTGCTCGAGGGTGGGAAGAGCTGGACGTTCGTGGGCAGCAGCTCGATGGTGGACGTGAACAGCCAGACCGCGTGCCTCGCCTTGGTCGAGATGAAGGGGGTGAAGGCCGGGGAtcccagcgcggcggcggtggtggtcggAGGGTTCCAGATGGAGAACCACCTTCTGCAGTTCGACCTGGAGAAGCAACAGCTCGGCTTCGCCAAGGTGCCGTTTTTCTCGGCGTGCAGTAACTTCAACCTCACCAAGACCCAGTACTACTAG